From the genome of Pelobacter propionicus DSM 2379, one region includes:
- the flgM gene encoding flagellar biosynthesis anti-sigma factor FlgM translates to MKIDNTPITPAGTRETDQTKTAARTSGHSPAPDRTNETAFSVDISATAGQMSSEVADEDQARRDKIAAIRAQLAAGSYSISGRDVAEKMLETIKG, encoded by the coding sequence ATGAAAATCGACAACACCCCCATTACCCCGGCAGGAACACGGGAAACAGATCAGACGAAAACCGCCGCGCGCACATCCGGTCATTCCCCTGCTCCAGACAGGACGAATGAGACAGCTTTCAGCGTCGACATATCAGCAACAGCCGGACAGATGAGTAGCGAGGTCGCCGACGAAGACCAGGCCCGCCGGGACAAGATCGCGGCAATCAGGGCACAGCTGGCCGCGGGCAGCTACAGCATCAGCGGCAGGGATGTGGCGGAAAAGATGCTTGAGACCATCAAGGGGTAA
- a CDS encoding putative monovalent cation/H+ antiporter subunit A — translation MSMLAALLTSFGTALLAPLLHQLIPRRAGWLWGLPPLALFCFFLARTGPAASGAVQQESYAWIPSLGVTCILAMDSLSILFALLISGIGTIVLIYASSYLRHHRHLGRFYGLILAFMAAMLGTVLAGDLLTLFMFWELTGFCSFMLIGFEHENRASRDAALQALLVTGAGGLALLAGIVLMGRATGSMDLKTILASGDVLRAHPHYLAMLLLILSGAFTKSAQFPFHFWLPGAMAAPTPVSAYLHSATMVKLGIYLLARLAPVVGGTKEWFVCLTLVGATTMLLGGATAILRDDLKQILAWSTVSALGTLTLLLGLGTPLAVTTAMLLLPVHALYKSALFLAAGAVDHSVGSRAISRLGGLAGSIPWVAAGALIAALSMAGLPPLAGFIAKELLYETTLQAPLWPVLTTAFMTTANALAIVAALMAGYAPFFGKRKEPGPPPHRVEAHLWLPVLVPALAGLLIGLFPAPFGHWLVAPAVETTLATPVPVALALWHGINPPLVLSLLTLVAGLAIAVGRIPLIKRLPSLDGTKLWGPEQLYARMLEGLPRLAAVLTASLQNGRLRHYLMTVVGGAVGLMCLALISGPASLPTPQRPDGGLHEWLTAAVILGGALMAATTRSRLAAVAALGTVGYGVALIYIIFGAPDLAMTQFCIETLSIIMFVLVLYRLPRFTPLSSPLSRLRDLLVSLSIGCAMGLLVLMAVSRPMFPHIGDWFLRQSLPAGHGRNVVNVILVDFRALDTLGEITVLAVAALGVYGLLKKRSGEDS, via the coding sequence ATGTCCATGCTGGCTGCTCTGCTGACATCTTTCGGGACGGCTCTTCTCGCCCCACTGCTGCATCAGCTCATCCCCCGTCGGGCCGGATGGCTGTGGGGGCTCCCGCCGCTGGCCCTGTTCTGCTTTTTCCTGGCTCGGACCGGACCAGCGGCATCGGGCGCGGTGCAGCAGGAGAGCTACGCCTGGATTCCCTCCTTGGGAGTCACCTGTATCCTGGCCATGGACAGCCTCAGCATCCTGTTCGCCTTGCTGATCAGCGGCATCGGCACCATTGTGCTGATCTATGCTTCTTCGTACCTGCGCCACCATCGCCATCTGGGCCGATTTTACGGCCTGATCCTGGCGTTCATGGCAGCCATGCTCGGAACCGTGCTGGCGGGAGACCTGCTGACCCTCTTCATGTTCTGGGAACTGACCGGCTTCTGCTCTTTCATGCTGATCGGCTTCGAGCACGAAAACAGGGCTTCACGCGACGCCGCGCTCCAGGCACTGCTGGTCACCGGCGCCGGGGGACTGGCCCTGCTGGCAGGGATAGTCCTGATGGGGCGGGCCACGGGGAGCATGGATCTGAAAACCATTCTGGCCAGCGGAGACGTGCTGCGAGCCCATCCCCATTACCTGGCCATGCTGCTGCTGATACTGAGCGGTGCGTTTACCAAGTCGGCCCAGTTCCCCTTCCATTTCTGGCTCCCGGGCGCCATGGCCGCACCTACCCCGGTCAGCGCCTATCTGCACTCGGCCACCATGGTCAAACTGGGAATCTATCTGCTGGCGCGCCTTGCGCCGGTAGTGGGCGGCACCAAAGAGTGGTTCGTCTGCCTGACCCTGGTCGGAGCCACGACCATGCTGCTGGGAGGGGCAACAGCCATTCTCCGCGACGACCTGAAGCAGATCCTGGCCTGGTCCACCGTCAGCGCCCTGGGTACCCTGACCTTGCTGCTGGGATTGGGAACCCCGCTGGCCGTCACGACCGCCATGCTCCTGCTGCCGGTGCACGCCCTGTACAAAAGCGCCCTGTTTCTGGCTGCCGGGGCAGTAGACCATTCCGTCGGAAGCCGGGCCATATCCCGCCTGGGGGGACTGGCCGGAAGCATCCCCTGGGTGGCGGCGGGCGCGCTCATTGCAGCACTGTCCATGGCCGGACTGCCCCCTCTGGCCGGTTTCATCGCCAAGGAGCTGCTCTATGAAACGACGCTCCAAGCTCCCCTCTGGCCGGTGCTGACCACAGCTTTCATGACAACCGCAAACGCCCTGGCAATCGTGGCAGCGCTAATGGCCGGCTATGCCCCCTTTTTCGGCAAACGGAAAGAGCCGGGCCCGCCCCCCCACCGGGTGGAGGCGCATCTCTGGCTCCCCGTACTTGTCCCTGCCCTGGCCGGCCTTCTGATCGGGCTGTTTCCCGCTCCGTTCGGGCACTGGCTGGTGGCGCCGGCGGTGGAAACGACGCTCGCCACCCCTGTTCCCGTTGCACTGGCCCTCTGGCACGGAATCAACCCGCCCCTCGTGCTCAGCCTGCTCACCCTGGTTGCGGGCCTTGCCATTGCCGTCGGCCGCATCCCGCTCATAAAACGGCTGCCGTCGCTGGACGGCACCAAGCTGTGGGGACCGGAACAGCTGTACGCACGAATGCTCGAAGGCCTGCCCAGGCTCGCTGCTGTCCTGACAGCGTCTCTGCAGAACGGTCGTCTGCGTCACTACCTCATGACCGTAGTGGGGGGCGCGGTCGGCCTGATGTGCCTTGCACTCATCTCAGGGCCGGCCTCCCTGCCCACACCGCAACGTCCCGACGGCGGGCTCCACGAATGGCTGACCGCAGCCGTCATTCTGGGAGGCGCCCTGATGGCGGCCACCACAAGATCGCGCTTGGCCGCCGTGGCTGCCCTCGGCACGGTGGGGTACGGCGTAGCCCTGATCTACATCATCTTCGGAGCACCGGACTTGGCAATGACCCAGTTCTGCATCGAGACACTCTCTATCATCATGTTCGTACTGGTTCTGTACCGCTTGCCCCGCTTCACTCCCCTCTCTTCACCCCTGTCCCGCCTGCGGGATTTGCTGGTGTCCCTCTCCATCGGCTGCGCCATGGGCCTGCTGGTACTGATGGCGGTCTCCCGGCCGATGTTCCCCCACATCGGCGACTGGTTCCTCCGGCAAAGCTTGCCCGCTGGACATGGACGGAACGTGGTCAACGTCATCCTGGTGGATTTCCGTGCCCTGGATACGCTGGGAGAAATCACCGTCCTGGCGGTAGCGGCCCTGGGGGTATACGGATTGCTGAAGAAACGGTCCGGGGAGGATAGCTAA
- a CDS encoding Na+/H+ antiporter subunit B, translating to MYSLILATAIRILLPLMLLFSLFLLLRGHNEPGGGFAGGLVAAAAFALYSLAHGEQEGRRLLRVDPLRLVATGLLMALASGLLSLPMGLPFLTAAWSSVPVPGIGHVGTPLLFDAGVYVLVVGIALLIIFTLMEE from the coding sequence ATGTATTCCCTGATCCTTGCCACCGCCATACGGATCCTGCTACCACTGATGCTGCTGTTCTCCCTCTTCCTGCTGCTGCGGGGGCACAACGAGCCTGGGGGGGGCTTCGCGGGAGGACTGGTGGCGGCGGCCGCCTTCGCGCTCTACAGTCTGGCCCACGGGGAGCAGGAGGGACGCCGGCTGCTGCGGGTGGATCCCCTCCGGCTGGTCGCAACGGGTCTGCTGATGGCGCTGGCGAGCGGACTGCTCTCGCTCCCCATGGGGCTTCCCTTTCTCACCGCCGCCTGGAGCAGCGTGCCGGTTCCGGGTATCGGCCACGTCGGCACACCGCTCCTGTTCGACGCAGGAGTGTATGTACTGGTCGTTGGGATTGCCCTTTTGATTATCTTCACGCTGATGGAGGAGTGA
- a CDS encoding Na+/H+ antiporter subunit C, whose protein sequence is MESVLAVVIAGLYTTGMYLMVRRSIVKMVFGLALLGNAANLLIFTVGRLTRGRPPHIPLEEIAPLTPVADPVPQALILTAIVIGFGVQAFALVLIKRVYQTVGSDDQDEMITENRVSEKKLHE, encoded by the coding sequence ATGGAAAGCGTACTGGCGGTGGTCATTGCCGGACTGTACACCACGGGCATGTACCTGATGGTGCGGCGGAGCATCGTCAAGATGGTCTTCGGTCTGGCCCTGCTGGGAAACGCAGCCAACCTGCTGATTTTCACCGTGGGAAGACTGACCCGTGGCAGACCTCCCCATATTCCGCTGGAAGAAATTGCTCCGCTGACGCCCGTCGCCGACCCCGTTCCCCAGGCCCTGATCCTGACCGCCATCGTGATCGGCTTCGGGGTGCAGGCATTTGCTCTGGTACTGATCAAACGGGTCTACCAGACGGTGGGAAGCGACGACCAGGACGAAATGATCACGGAAAACCGGGTGTCGGAGAAGAAGCTCCATGAATAA
- a CDS encoding Na+/H+ antiporter subunit D, with the protein MNNLLFVPLLIPLATATAGLLAWRRRNLQRMLGVCGTTSLLVAGLCLLTQVRGKGILSVQAGNWPAPFGITLVADSFSALMIAATGFMGLAVSVYSLTDADAGQESLGYHPLLQVLLLGVCGSFLTADLFNLYVWFEVLMISSFVLLALGGRREQIEGAIKYVALNLTASAFFLAGIGLLYGVTGTLNMAHVAVQLRETEHTGTVPIIAALLFSAFGVKAAVFPFHFWLPASYHTAPIAVTTLFSALLSKVGIYVLIRIFTLIFVQEAIAGQAIILTAAGLTMLIGVLGAMVQYEMRRLLSFHIVSQIGYLLMGLGLMTPLALAGTIFFMAHIIAAKSALFLTTGIVARLTGSSELPRSGGLYHQRPFLAAIFLLPALSMAGLPPLSGFWAKLALITASLGHGHYLLTLVALLVSLMTLFSMTKIWNEAFWKTRPPGEETDPRPMPVLSSVQLYAPALALALVSVTMGLGAEPFFRLALVAAGQLLEPAGYITAVLGVRP; encoded by the coding sequence ATGAATAACCTGCTCTTTGTACCGCTGTTGATCCCGCTTGCCACCGCGACCGCGGGACTCCTGGCCTGGAGAAGGAGGAACCTGCAACGCATGCTGGGGGTCTGCGGAACGACATCCCTGCTGGTGGCCGGCTTGTGCCTACTGACGCAGGTGCGCGGAAAGGGGATTCTGAGCGTCCAGGCGGGAAACTGGCCGGCTCCCTTCGGCATTACCCTGGTCGCCGACAGTTTCAGCGCCCTGATGATAGCCGCAACCGGCTTCATGGGACTGGCCGTATCGGTCTATTCGTTGACCGACGCGGATGCAGGCCAGGAATCGCTCGGTTACCACCCCCTGCTGCAGGTCCTCCTGCTGGGGGTCTGCGGTTCGTTTCTCACCGCTGATCTCTTCAACCTCTATGTCTGGTTCGAGGTGCTGATGATCTCTTCCTTCGTGCTGCTGGCCCTGGGGGGGCGCAGGGAACAGATCGAGGGCGCCATCAAGTATGTAGCCCTCAACCTGACCGCTTCGGCCTTCTTTCTGGCAGGAATCGGCCTGCTCTACGGCGTAACCGGCACCCTCAACATGGCCCATGTGGCGGTTCAGTTGCGCGAAACGGAACATACTGGCACCGTACCGATCATAGCGGCCCTGCTCTTCAGCGCCTTTGGCGTCAAGGCGGCGGTCTTTCCGTTTCATTTCTGGCTGCCCGCCTCCTACCACACCGCGCCGATTGCGGTGACGACCCTTTTCTCGGCGCTGCTTTCAAAAGTCGGTATCTATGTTCTGATCAGGATATTCACCCTGATCTTCGTTCAGGAGGCAATTGCCGGTCAGGCCATCATACTGACGGCAGCGGGCCTGACCATGCTGATCGGAGTTCTGGGCGCCATGGTTCAGTACGAGATGCGGCGCCTGCTGTCGTTTCATATCGTGAGCCAGATCGGGTACCTGCTGATGGGGCTGGGCCTCATGACACCGCTGGCTCTGGCCGGCACCATATTCTTCATGGCCCACATCATCGCCGCGAAATCCGCTCTCTTTTTGACAACGGGCATCGTGGCCCGCCTGACAGGCAGCAGCGAACTGCCCCGCTCCGGCGGCCTGTACCATCAGCGGCCGTTTCTGGCGGCGATCTTCCTGCTGCCGGCGCTTTCCATGGCCGGATTGCCGCCGCTGTCCGGATTCTGGGCCAAACTGGCCCTGATAACGGCAAGCCTGGGCCATGGGCACTACCTGCTGACCCTGGTGGCCCTGCTGGTAAGCCTCATGACGCTGTTCTCCATGACCAAGATCTGGAATGAGGCTTTCTGGAAGACACGTCCTCCCGGGGAGGAAACGGATCCGCGCCCCATGCCCGTTCTCTCCAGCGTGCAGTTGTACGCACCGGCCCTGGCATTGGCGCTGGTATCGGTGACGATGGGACTGGGCGCCGAACCGTTCTTCCGGCTGGCACTTGTTGCCGCCGGCCAGTTGCTGGAACCAGCCGGCTATATCACCGCCGTCCTGGGGGTGCGACCGTGA
- a CDS encoding Na+/H+ antiporter subunit E has protein sequence MTVFLANILLGLAWMALTGSFSVGGLFTGLCFGLCVLWIGRQDQNSADYRRKLLAIAGFVIFFLRELVIANLRVAHDVLTPRHHMTPGIVAVPLDLESDPQITLLATLITLTPGTLSLSVSDDRRTLYVHAMYVDDPADLVREIKNGFERRVMEVFR, from the coding sequence GTGACCGTTTTTCTGGCCAACATCCTGCTGGGGCTGGCCTGGATGGCCCTGACCGGCTCCTTCAGCGTCGGAGGGCTGTTTACCGGCCTCTGCTTCGGCCTGTGCGTACTCTGGATCGGCCGTCAGGACCAGAATTCGGCGGACTACCGGAGGAAGCTGCTGGCAATTGCCGGCTTCGTTATTTTTTTCCTGCGCGAACTGGTAATCGCCAACCTGCGGGTGGCCCACGACGTGCTGACTCCGCGCCACCACATGACCCCCGGCATCGTGGCGGTCCCCCTCGACCTGGAGAGCGACCCGCAGATCACCCTGCTGGCGACCCTAATAACCCTGACGCCGGGGACCCTGAGCCTGAGCGTCTCAGACGACCGGCGGACGCTCTACGTGCACGCCATGTACGTCGATGATCCGGCAGACCTGGTGAGAGAAATCAAAAACGGCTTTGAAAGGCGTGTTATGGAGGTATTCCGATGA
- a CDS encoding cation:proton antiporter — MTLSDGVTLIILPLLGAGLLISFYRVVRGPSLPDRVVALDLMATVIISISAVYSVASNEPSYLDAAVVLALITFLGTVAFAYYLNRSSSNA; from the coding sequence ATGACCCTGAGCGACGGCGTCACCCTGATTATCCTGCCCCTGCTGGGGGCCGGGCTATTGATCTCCTTTTACCGGGTCGTCCGAGGTCCGAGTCTGCCGGACCGGGTAGTGGCCCTGGACCTGATGGCAACCGTCATCATTTCCATCTCCGCCGTCTATTCCGTGGCAAGCAACGAGCCATCCTACCTGGACGCGGCAGTTGTGCTGGCCCTGATAACCTTCCTGGGAACCGTGGCATTCGCCTACTATCTGAACAGGAGCAGCAGCAATGCATGA
- the mnhG gene encoding monovalent cation/H(+) antiporter subunit G — MHENIVVFIMGAGTFFILVAAIGVVRMPDIYMRLSAASKASTLGASFILAAVALFFDSTPVSGKVIAIISFTLLTAPIAAHMLGRAAYLSGTPLWEKSVCDELGAAGEWDRRVKEGCSASGDKHD; from the coding sequence ATGCATGAGAACATCGTCGTCTTTATAATGGGGGCGGGCACCTTTTTCATCCTGGTGGCAGCCATTGGGGTAGTCCGGATGCCTGACATCTACATGCGCCTCTCAGCCGCATCCAAGGCATCCACCCTGGGGGCGAGCTTCATCCTGGCGGCGGTCGCGCTTTTCTTTGACAGCACGCCCGTCTCGGGAAAAGTAATCGCCATCATTTCCTTCACCCTGCTGACCGCGCCGATCGCGGCCCACATGCTGGGGCGGGCAGCCTATCTCAGCGGCACACCGCTCTGGGAAAAAAGCGTGTGCGACGAACTGGGAGCAGCAGGAGAATGGGACAGGAGGGTGAAGGAAGGGTGCTCGGCAAGCGGAGACAAACATGACTGA
- a CDS encoding ion transporter encodes MTDKFSGIREQLYVIIFEADTRVGRAFDLTLIVFILLSVLLVMLDSIPELHQQWGSWFWGGELLITVLFSIEYLLRLYCARRPARYALSFYGMVDLLAIIPGYASLFLPGLHLLSTVRILRVLRIFRVLKMVQFMGEGSNLWLALKRSRYKITVFLTTVVTIVVFVGSLMYLIEGSEGGFTSIPKSIYWAIVTMTTVGYGDIAPRTSLGQMVASLLMVIGYGIIAVPTGIVTTEMMRPPPVGGVCPCCGRKVDRAEER; translated from the coding sequence ATGACTGACAAGTTCAGCGGAATACGCGAACAGCTCTACGTCATCATATTCGAGGCCGACACACGGGTAGGCAGGGCCTTTGACCTGACCCTGATCGTCTTCATCCTGCTGTCGGTACTGCTGGTGATGCTGGACAGCATACCGGAACTGCACCAGCAATGGGGTTCCTGGTTTTGGGGGGGAGAACTGCTGATTACCGTCCTCTTCAGCATCGAGTACCTGCTCAGGCTCTACTGCGCCCGCCGACCCGCACGCTATGCCTTGAGTTTCTACGGCATGGTTGACCTGCTGGCCATCATCCCCGGCTACGCCAGCCTCTTCCTTCCCGGCCTGCACTTGCTCAGCACGGTGCGTATCCTTCGTGTGCTGCGCATCTTCCGGGTTCTCAAGATGGTCCAGTTCATGGGAGAGGGGAGCAACCTCTGGCTGGCGCTGAAACGCAGCCGCTACAAGATCACGGTCTTCCTGACCACGGTGGTGACCATCGTGGTATTCGTGGGCAGCCTGATGTATCTGATCGAGGGGTCAGAGGGCGGTTTTACCAGCATCCCCAAAAGCATCTATTGGGCTATCGTCACCATGACCACCGTCGGCTACGGCGACATAGCTCCCAGAACGTCCTTGGGGCAGATGGTAGCATCACTGCTGATGGTGATCGGCTACGGCATTATCGCCGTACCCACCGGTATCGTCACCACCGAGATGATGCGCCCCCCGCCCGTCGGCGGGGTATGCCCCTGCTGCGGCAGAAAGGTGGACAGGGCGGAAGAGCGGTAG
- a CDS encoding cation-transporting P-type ATPase, translating into MKEILEEHWHHLPETELFEFLKTSPEKGLDSFEVAHRLEQFGPNRITQKKGTSPLVLFLLQFHQPLVYILLAAALITSFLREWVDAGVIFGVVIVNAVIGFIQEAKAVKAIEALSRSLTSAATVVRSGERRQVPAAELVPGDIVLLQSGDKVPADLRLISTRELQIDESTLTGESVPVHKQSGVLTHDTLLADRSNMAYSSTLVTYGVATGTVIATGNQTEIGRINELIASADVLATPLTRKIARFSGLLLYVILGLAAVTFVVGVLRGESWLDMFMAVVALAVGAIPEGLPAAVTITLAIGVSKMAKRNAIIRKLPAVETLGSTTVICSDKTGTLTQNQMTVQEIHAGGELYLVSGSGYEPEGAFSRNGEQVSPEQCQALRECLLAGLLCNDAVLVRADGEWKVEGDPTEAALVVSAGKSGLEREVMTQKLPRRDAIPFESQYQYMATLHGDGERNVVYLKGAIESLLPRCSQALSASGETIRLDVDQCHRRAEEMAGKGLRVLAFARLEPTGGVRQLRHDDVSTGLTFLGLQGMIDPPRDEAIAAVRICQAAGIRVKMITGDHAITAAAIARQIGLNGGGDGAAQPPALNGGELAHLSDAELIVAAERTAVFARVAPEQKLRLVEALQASGQVVAMTGDGVNDAPALRQANIGVAMGITGTEVSKEAADMVLTDDNFSSIEAAVEEGRGVFDNLVKFITWTLPTNLGEGLVILAAVFAGVQLPILPVQILWINMTTAVLLGLMLAFEPKEPGIMQRPPLDPAKPLLTAELGLRIAIVGVLLLAGSFGLFEWQLSAGSSLGKARTCAVNVFVFGELFYLFNCRSLRHSLFSIGMFSNRWLLWGVGLMIILQFLFTYLPAMNMAFHSQPIGLGEWGVIIAASLIIYIVIEVEKWIRRRTKPGTP; encoded by the coding sequence GTGAAAGAGATCCTGGAGGAGCACTGGCACCATCTGCCGGAAACGGAACTATTCGAGTTTCTCAAAACCTCTCCGGAAAAGGGGCTGGACAGCTTCGAGGTTGCCCACCGCCTGGAACAGTTCGGCCCCAACCGGATCACCCAGAAAAAGGGCACCAGCCCGCTGGTGCTGTTTCTCTTGCAGTTTCACCAGCCGCTGGTCTATATCCTGCTGGCTGCCGCCCTGATTACCAGTTTTCTCCGGGAATGGGTCGATGCGGGGGTCATCTTCGGGGTGGTTATCGTCAATGCGGTTATCGGCTTCATTCAGGAGGCAAAGGCGGTTAAGGCCATCGAAGCCCTTTCCCGTTCCCTGACCAGCGCCGCGACCGTTGTGCGGAGCGGGGAGCGGCGCCAGGTTCCGGCAGCGGAACTGGTTCCGGGGGATATCGTCCTGTTGCAGTCCGGCGACAAAGTCCCCGCGGACCTGCGGCTGATCAGCACCAGGGAGCTGCAGATTGATGAATCGACCCTGACCGGAGAATCGGTCCCGGTGCACAAGCAGAGCGGCGTGCTGACCCACGACACGCTGCTGGCCGACCGCAGCAACATGGCCTACTCATCCACCCTGGTCACCTATGGTGTCGCCACCGGAACGGTCATCGCCACCGGCAACCAGACCGAAATCGGCCGCATCAACGAACTGATCGCCTCCGCCGATGTACTGGCCACCCCGCTTACCCGCAAGATCGCGCGCTTCAGCGGCCTGCTCCTATACGTCATCCTGGGCCTGGCGGCGGTCACCTTTGTTGTAGGAGTGTTACGGGGTGAATCATGGCTTGACATGTTCATGGCCGTGGTTGCCCTGGCGGTGGGAGCCATACCCGAGGGGCTTCCGGCGGCGGTCACCATCACCCTGGCCATCGGTGTTTCCAAGATGGCCAAACGCAACGCCATCATCCGCAAACTCCCCGCGGTGGAGACACTGGGGAGCACGACGGTGATCTGCTCCGACAAGACCGGAACCCTGACCCAGAACCAGATGACGGTCCAGGAAATCCACGCCGGCGGCGAACTGTATCTGGTCTCCGGCAGCGGCTACGAACCGGAGGGGGCCTTTAGCCGCAATGGCGAGCAGGTTTCTCCCGAGCAGTGCCAGGCCCTGCGGGAGTGCCTGCTGGCCGGACTGCTCTGCAACGATGCCGTTCTGGTGAGGGCGGACGGGGAATGGAAAGTGGAGGGCGACCCCACGGAGGCAGCCCTGGTGGTTTCCGCAGGAAAGTCGGGGCTGGAGCGGGAAGTGATGACCCAGAAGCTCCCCCGCCGTGACGCCATCCCCTTCGAGTCACAGTACCAGTACATGGCAACCCTGCATGGTGACGGGGAACGAAACGTCGTCTATCTGAAGGGAGCCATAGAGAGCCTGCTCCCGCGCTGCAGTCAGGCCCTGTCCGCCTCGGGGGAGACGATACGGCTTGATGTTGACCAGTGCCACCGCCGGGCCGAGGAGATGGCGGGCAAAGGGCTGCGGGTGCTGGCCTTTGCCCGACTGGAACCGACTGGGGGCGTCCGGCAGCTACGGCACGATGATGTGAGCACTGGCTTGACCTTCCTTGGCCTTCAGGGGATGATCGATCCGCCCAGGGATGAGGCCATTGCGGCGGTGAGGATCTGTCAGGCCGCCGGGATCAGGGTCAAGATGATTACCGGCGACCACGCCATAACCGCCGCAGCCATTGCCCGCCAGATAGGGCTGAACGGCGGGGGTGACGGCGCTGCCCAGCCTCCGGCCCTGAACGGCGGCGAGCTGGCGCACCTTTCCGACGCGGAGCTGATCGTTGCCGCGGAGCGGACAGCGGTCTTCGCCCGGGTTGCGCCGGAGCAGAAACTGCGCCTGGTGGAGGCTCTGCAGGCCAGCGGCCAGGTTGTTGCCATGACCGGAGACGGGGTCAATGATGCACCGGCGCTGCGCCAGGCAAACATCGGCGTGGCCATGGGGATAACCGGCACCGAAGTCTCCAAGGAGGCGGCGGACATGGTGCTGACGGACGACAACTTCTCCTCCATCGAGGCGGCGGTGGAAGAGGGGCGCGGCGTTTTCGACAACCTGGTCAAGTTCATCACCTGGACCCTGCCCACAAACCTGGGCGAAGGACTGGTGATTCTGGCTGCGGTGTTTGCCGGGGTCCAGCTGCCGATCCTGCCGGTGCAGATCCTCTGGATCAACATGACCACGGCGGTGCTGCTGGGGCTCATGCTGGCGTTCGAACCGAAGGAGCCGGGGATCATGCAGCGCCCCCCCCTGGACCCGGCCAAGCCGCTCCTGACCGCTGAACTGGGCCTGAGAATCGCCATTGTCGGGGTGCTCTTGCTTGCAGGGTCGTTCGGACTGTTCGAGTGGCAACTGTCCGCGGGGAGCAGCCTTGGGAAGGCCCGCACCTGCGCGGTCAACGTCTTTGTGTTCGGCGAGCTGTTCTACCTGTTCAACTGCCGCTCGCTGCGCCACTCTCTCTTCAGTATCGGCATGTTCAGCAACCGCTGGCTGCTGTGGGGGGTGGGACTGATGATCATTCTGCAGTTCCTGTTCACCTACCTGCCGGCGATGAACATGGCCTTCCACAGCCAGCCCATAGGGCTTGGGGAATGGGGTGTCATCATCGCCGCTTCCCTGATCATCTATATCGTTATCGAGGTTGAGAAATGGATTCGGCGGCGCACTAAACCGGGTACCCCGTAG